In Brassica rapa cultivar Chiifu-401-42 chromosome A06, CAAS_Brap_v3.01, whole genome shotgun sequence, a single window of DNA contains:
- the LOC103873921 gene encoding cyclin-dependent kinase C-2 has product MALAALGKLNLEEAPPIWGSRSVDCFEKIKLISHGTYGEVYMAKEIETGEIVALKKIRTNDEREGFPVTAMREIKILKKLHHRNVINLKEVVYSPSPDNDDQRDDNNKYKGEIYMVFEYMDHDLAGLAYRPGTRFTAPQIKCCMKQLLTGLHYCHMKHLLHRDIKGSNLLIDKKGNLKLADFTLARPLSLDFTGTLTNQVTTLWYRAPELLLGATEYGPAVDMWSVACLFAELLNGEPIFPGKTEIDQLKKIYELCGAPDENNWPGVSEMPLYERFKPSLPLKSRVIETYGHFDAHALELLECMLVLDPPKRISAKDALDSDYFWSEPLPCEPKRLLASYKSPHELQTKKKRKSMPRKTARF; this is encoded by the exons ATGGCGCTTGCGGCTTTAGGGAAGTTGAATCTGGAGGAGGCTCCTCCGATCTGGGGATCTCGTAGCGTTGATTGCTTCGAGAAGATTAAACTGATTAGCCATGGAACTTACGG TGAAGTGTACATGGCTAAAGAAATCGAAACTGGTGAAATCGTGGCTCTCAAAAAGATCCGTACGAACGATGAAAGAGAAGGG TTTCCTGTAACAGCGATGAGGGAGATCAAGATCCTGAAGAAGCTACATCATCGAAACGTCATCAATTTGAAAGAGGTTGTGTATTCACCATCTCCAGACAATGATGATCAAAGAG ATGATAATAACAAGTACAAGGGTGAAATCTACATGGTCTTTGAGTACATGGATCATGACTTGGCTGGACTTGCTTATCGTCCTGGAACTAGATTCACAGCTCCTCAGATCAAG TGTTGCATGAAGCAACTCCTCACTGGGCTTCACTATTGTCATATGAAGCATTTGCTTCACCGTGATATTAAAG GTTCAAATCTCCTCATTGACAAGAAGGGAAACTTAAAGCTGGCGGATTTTACACTTGCACGGCCTCTGTCACTTGACTTTACTGGAACTTTGACAAACCAGGTCACCACTTTGTGGTATAG GGCCCCTGAGTTGCTACTTGGTGCTACGGAATATGGTCCAGCGGTTGACATGTGGTCGGTTGCTTGCTTATTTGCTGAGCTTTTGAATGGAGAACCAATCTTTCCTGGAAAAACTGAG ATTGACCAGTTGAAGAAGATTTATGAGCTTTGTGGAGCACCTGATGAAAACAATTGGCCTGGGGTTTCCGAGATGCCTTTGTATGAACGATTTAAACCATCACTGCCTCTGAAGAGCCGCGTAATAGAGACATACGGACA CTTTGATGCTCATGCTCTTGAACTACTGGAGTGTATGTTGGTGCTGGACCCGCCAAAG AGAATATCCGCAAAAGATGCCCTTGATTCAGATTACTTTTGGAGTGAGCCGTTACCGTGTGAACCAAAGAG ACTACTAGCTTCATATAAATCACCACATGAGCTCCAGACCAAGAAAAAGCGGAAGTCGATGCCTCGAAAAACAGCCAG GTTTTGA
- the LOC103873922 gene encoding probable mitochondrial adenine nucleotide transporter BTL3 — protein MRGLDRWIADAIRSESSDLNRQNQILGGLFLDESLPSSSVSFVSSKSCSLSSCRFVRKSSALKLRRRNGNRRGGGPLFSSVSLSINESNGQEDEEGGEGYNGQHVYKSPPLKENGSGALNTTKHLWAGAFAAMVSRTCIAPLERMKLEYIVRGEQRNLLGLIQRIATTEGVRGFWKGNLVNILRTAPFKSINFYAYDTYRGQLLRLSGNEETTNFERFVAGAAAGVTASLLCLPLDTIRTVMVAPGGEALGGVVGAFRHMIQTEGFFSLYKGLVPSLVSMAPAGAVFYGVYDILKSAYLHTPEGKKRLEHMKQEGEELNAFDQLELGPMRTLLYGAIAGACSEAATFPFEVVRRHLQMQSHARKLSTVATCVKIIEQGGVPALYAGLIPSLLQVLPSAAISYFVYEFMKVVMKVESAQ, from the exons ATGCGTGGCCTTGATCGATGGATTGCTGACGCAATCAGATCAGAATCGTCGGATCTCAATCGTCAAAACCAAATCCTCGGAGGATTGTTTCTCGACGAGTCTCTTCCTTCCTCGTCCGTCTCCTTTGTCTCCTCTAAGAGCTGTTCACTCAGTTCGTGTCGCTTTGTCCGAAAGTCGAGTGCTTTGAAGCTTAGAAGACGAAACGGGAacagaagaggaggaggacCTCTGTTTTCCTCAGTCAGTTTATCTATAAATGAGAGTAATGGCCAGGAAGACGAAGAAGGTGGTGAAGGGTATAATGGTCAACACGTGTACAAGTCTCCTCCGCTGAAGGAGAATGGATCAGGAGCTCTCAACACCACCAAGCATTTATGGGCTGGAGCTTTTGCTGCCATGGTTTCTAG AACTTGCATTGCACCTCTTGAGCGGATGAAGCTAGAGTACATTGTCCGTGGAGAGCAAAGGAATCTTCTTGGACTCATTCAGAGGATTGCTACCACTGAAGGAGTTAGAGGGTTTTGGAAAGGGAACTTGGTTAATATTCTCCGCACCGCTCCTTTCAAGTCCATCAACTTCTATGCCTATGACACATACAGAGGCCAGCTTCTGAGATTGTCTGGAAACGAAGAAACCACTAACTTCGAGAGGTTTGTGGCCGGTGCAGCTGCTGGAGTTACAGCTAGTTTGCTCTGTCTACCACTTGATACT ATAAGAACGGTTATGGTGGCACCTGGTGGAGAGGCATTAGGCGGTGTGGTTGGTGCGTTCCGTCACATGATTCAAACGGAAGGTTTCTTCTCGTTATACAAAGGTCTTGTGCCTTCTCTCGTTAGTATGGCTCCGGCGGGAGCTGTGTTCTACGGTGTCTATGATATTTTGAAGTCAGCTTACCTTCACACACCGGAAGGGAAGAAACGGCTTGAACACATGAAACAAGAAGGTGAAGAGCTGAACGCTTTCGATCAGCTGGAGCTTGGTCCCATGAGAACTTTGTTGTATGGAGCAATCGCTGGGGCTTGCTCAGAAGCAGCTACTTTTCCGTTTGAAGTTGTGAGAAGGCATCTGCAAATGCAGTCACATGCGAGAAAGTTGAGCACAGTGGCTACTTGTGTGAAGATCATTGAGCAAGGAGGTGTTCCTGCGTTATACGCTGGCTTGATTCCCAGCTTACTGCAG GTTTTACCTTCAGCAGCGATTAGTTACTTTGTGTATGAGTTCATGAAAGTTGTCATGAAGGTGGAATCAGCACAATAG